The region agtgtcagaagcatctcgcctttggactgctgctgagtggtccaaagttatgttctctgatgaaagtaaattttgcatttcctttggaaatcaaggtcccagagtctggaggaagagaggagaggcacagaatccacgttgcgtgaggtccagtgtaaagtttccacagtcagtgatggtttggggtgccatgtcatctgctggtgttggtccattgtgttttctgaggtccaaggtcaacgcagccgtctaccaggaagttttagagcacttcatgcttcctgttgctgacgaactttatggagatgcagatttcatttttcaacaggacctggcacctgcacacagtaccaaagctaccagtacctggtttaaggaccatggtatccctgttcttgattggccagcaaacacgcctgaccttaaccccatagaaaatctatggggtattgtgaagaggaagatgcaatacgccagaccccacaattcagaagagctgaaggccactatcagagcaacatgggctctcataacacctgagcagtgccacagactgatcgactccatgccacgccgcattgctgcagtaatccaggccaaaggagccccaactaaatattgagtgctgtacatgctcagacttctcatgttcatacctttcagttggccaacatttctaaaaatcctttttttgcattggtcttaattgatattctaattttccgagatactgaatttgggactttcattagttgtcagttataatcatcaacattaaaagaaataaacatttgaaatacatcagtctgtgtgtaatgaatgaatctaatatacaagtttcactttgtgaatggaattactgaaataaatcaactttgtcatgatattctaattttatgaccagcacctgtatatatattttaccaaacttagttttctaatttctgcattgttcccaaaacacagaacttgggaagtAACCggtcacttaattagcccaggagttcaattaaaaacagaagctgtttggaacaaaaaccttcatcCACAGTTGGCCCCTCAGGAGTgggtttgggaagcactgatttacagtatgtatattaaaCATAGAAGCGGCCCCAgcagtgacccctgctggacaccactcttaagaTCACgcagttctgataaggttcctcacaccgtcATCCTCTGTTTCCTTGAGAAGGGACTAACTGCAGCTTGCAATACGTATGACGTGGGTCAGGTAATGCTCACAACGTCAGTCACGAAAtgccctttgagtcagataacacCCTCAACATATCCCATATTGTAACGGGGCACTAATGTTAATCATATTCTAATGTGACGGGTGTTTCGTTATGTTGGGGCATAACACGACTAACCTCACAGGTAGtgcagtctgcaattacactctgttggctgagccagttctgcacccatccacagaactcccacttcttttagtctgatgcccaccTTCTCACGTTGCACCTTATCGAATGCTTTCTGAATGCTTTATCCCGCAAGGATACCTCATACACGCCGAAGGCTCGTTTTCTTAAAtcgaaacctttgctgcttcagagTGGACATATTTGGTtacgttttaaggctttttcatttaTACCCTTCAGTCCCATTGTAAGCTGCAGGAATggacaacatattttaaaaactattattattattattattattattattattaataataataataataaaaacttcaTTTTAGACCAAAAcattatgtggcaaattaacacCGTGATTGTGACGAAATAACTTCGAAAAATCCCGAACTTATCCATTAAACTCAAAGCCACGCCCCTTCCCGGTCGGAGCAGAGTGAGCCAAAGCAATGGATTCTTATTCATGATCCCAGTCTGCCAACATCCGGAGCAAGAAGCAGAAGAAGCACAAGAGTGAGCCAAGCAGAAGGTGACAAGAAGAAAACGAGGAACAGCAGAGAAGCCAGCATGCGATGTTCAGGATGAAGCCTGCCTGCTTAGTGCCAGTTCTGTACACGAGCCAGAGCTGAGtgctatttattaatttgttttagaaGCATTCCCGTTAATGTACAGTTTATGAAGAAGCCCACCGATTTTGTAGGCACAGATTATCTATGAGTGAAAGCAGCTTTAGAAGACGTCATGTTTTATACAACGATAAACAATCCAGCTTTTTAATTTCGCTATCACGATATATAATCCTAAAGACACTTCCCCAGTAAAGCCCATTATTAACCCGAGCTAAAATTCGAACATTTCCTCAGTATTTAAACACACCAACAGATATCGACTCCTTCGCACGCTAAATCAGTGAGCAACCTGAACCAGAAGCCGGGAGCGACCGGTGTGGTGAGAACGGCAGCCCGGAGAGTTCCGCGTGCGCTTGTTGTCAGCATGAGCGAATCCGGCCATAAAATGAGAAGAGCCGCCGTGCCGTTGCATTTCTCAGCACTTTATGTGATTAAAACCATAACTCGTTTAGTCTCCTTTTTTTTGCAAGCTTCCACATCGTGaggaaaatgccatttttatattccttagaaataaagtgaattataaaataaattagcgCTGAGAGCCCCGCttgaaatataatgaaaagaCAGGTGACCGAGGGACATGGCCGTAGCAAAAAGGCCGTTGCTGAGATTCACACTCGGTGTAGACacggttttatttttatgttctgtCTCTGGGATTGTGTCATACATTATTCATAATGCAAGGCCGCTAATGTTTCATTCTTGTTTACATGAAGAAAGTAATCGTTACGTTTGATGTCTACTGCAGGAAGTGCGCTCAActgtcatttacagtatttgtatgtgtgcgcgcgtacgtgtgtgtgtgtgtgtggagcggGGCTCCGTCAGCTGGCACCTGTCAAACAGCTGCAAGGGTCTACACTGTCACCCAATTTACAAAGCAGCTGCCGCTCCTAAGGCGGACAGCTCAGCCATTGAACTGCAAATCGCAAGGTCGCCGGTTCAATTCACAATTGTGACTCCGAGTGGCCCACTTCATCTGCCTCCGCTCCAAAGGGCAAGAAACGCACAACCGAGCAGTCTTGACGTGTTCTGTTCTTGAAAACACCTGTCAACAGAATTACCGAGAAGGTAAAGCAAAGAGAGCCGAGGAAAAGAGTTGGAATGCGCCACGGAAAGAAAGGGGGAATGCCAGGCTGGAAAAATGGAGCAGGAGTGTTAATAACGTGACTGGCCAAAATGTGGTGCTCTTTGAAGGTCTTTAGGAGAGATGGAAGAAGCACTTTACACACAAACTGATACAGTGCAATTACTTTTGCAGTCTGGGATTATATTCTATTAAATTATATCCATCCATATTTCTAAACTTGCTTATTCATTGCAGCGTCATCGGAAGTCTATCTGAGTAAGCATCTGGGGCAAGGAAGGAGCAAATCCTGGAGGGCGCCCATCGGAGGgggtctacacacacacacaaacggatCAATGGACAacttagcattgccaattcaccaacatttgtaaaataccagTTGTAAAATTgaactttactgggttgtgtgttaGTCTTTATAGCACCTTTGCTTTACAAGGAACCTTTAAATTCTATTTGGGCTTCTTTGCAGATGAATTTGGTTCTTTGGGCCTTGAAAAGGTTCCTGATAtgtggataaaacagaaatctttaatgtcctTTAAAATCATAAAACCAGTATTTCATAAATCTCTTTCCATCTAGCCATAATtattaatgtaaagtattacagatttaaataagtaaaaaaaaatttctggaaTCTTCACGTGGACGGTTCTCTTGGAAACCGGTTCTCCTATGGCATCCCACTCACTTGACACCTTGATTTTTAacactgtatgtctttggactgtgaaaggaaaccAACGCACCCTAAGGAAACAAAcatgaacatggggagaacaggcCAACTCCCTGCAAGGAGCACCCAGAACTTGACTCCTGACTAATAGGTGGCAGTGCTACCATTGCAACACTTTTGATATAAGGTAAGATAAGGTGGTACACTGGTAGTGTTGCCGCCTCACAGtaaggtgtgtgtgtttatcatatCCCTGGtgttccttgcatggagtttggatgttctctccATGTGTGCGGGAGTTCCCTCTGGGTGTTCCTCCTTCAGTCCAGAgtcatgcaggtgaggtgcattagCATCGCTGAACTGGCCCATGTGAGGGGCTGGCGCTCTGTCCAGGGGtttttcctgtcttgtacccttTTATTGCTGGAATAGCAATTACCCtttcctggataagcaggttaggaagatggatgtgACATGATATTATTCAATTATAACTAATTATCCCCAATACCTATCCTGGGAACAATAGACATAGACTGCACAAttgataataaattaaaagatgaCACTCTTAAATCTCCTTCACCCAAAAGGCTGGTGCCCCTCTTAGCGGCATCAGGGATAAAACAGCAAAGCCTCAAAGGGTGGCAGCCCATCACTGAACAGTGCCAGTTTGTGATTGCCGCTTAATCTAACCTGCACATTCTAGGGGATATCGGAGCAAagcccagacagacacggggggGGGGGAAAGTGCAAACTTCATAGATGGTGACTGGGCATAAATTTGAACGCAGGATGTGTGGGGCAGatgtgccaaccactgcaccgtCACACTTTCCAtttccattatattatattatattatattatattatattatattatattatattatattatattaatccaCTTTTAACCCACCTAACCCCAGTTCTCATACTTGCAAAATTAGGCAGAAGGGGCACAAATTACATTAAAGTTAAAGCTAACCATTACATCATTATGCTAcgcatttatattatattatattatgttatattatattatattatattatattatattatattatattatattatattatccatccatccattttccaacccgctgaatccgaacacagtgcacaaggcaggaaccaatcccgggcagggtgccaacccaccgcaggacacacacaaacacacccacacaccaagcacacactagggccaatttagaatcgccaatccacctaacctgcatgtctttggaatgtgggaggaaaccggagcgcccggaggaaacccacgcagacactatattatattatattatattatattatattatattatattatattatattatattatattatattatattatattaatccaCTTTTAACCCACATAACCCCAGTTCTCATACTGGCAAAATTAGGCAGAAGGGGCACAAATTACATTAAAGTTAAAGCTAACCACTACATCATTATGCTatgcatttatattatattatattatccatccattcattttcctaatcATCTTATCCAAGTCAGGGGTCTTGGGGCAGTTGAAGCTTATTCCTTCAGCCAAAGGGTACAAAACAGGAATGACACCTGGATAGGGCACCAACCCATCACagggaaaaacacacacacacctgcatgtctgtggacagtGGAAAGAGAACAGAGCACCCGGATGAATCCcattcagacatggggagaacatgcaaactccacacagggagcacccaaGACACAAACTGTggtccccttactgtgaggcagcagttataccactgtgccaccctatattatattatattatattatattatattatattatattatattatattatattatattatattatattaatcagtttttaacctgatatatatatatatatatatatatatatatatatatatatatatatatatatatatatatatatatatatatatatatatatatatatatatatatataacaatagaCACAAAGGACACAAATGATATTAAAGTTAGCCACTGGACCACCAttctgcctttttatattatattataatatccatccttccatccattatccaacctgctatatcctaacacagggtcacgggggtctgctggagccaatcccagccaacacagggcgcaaggcaggaaacaaatcccaggcagggccaccagcccacacacccacacaccaaggacaatttagggtcgccaatgcatctaacctgcatgtctttggactgtgggagcaaacccacacagacatggggagaacatgcagactccacgcagggaggaccgggaagcgaacccaggtctcctaactgtgaggcagctgtgctaacactgtgccaccatgcctccccatattatattatattatattatattatattatattatattatattatattatattatattatattatattatattatattatattatattatccatccatccattttccaacccgctgaatccgaacacagggtcacaggggtctgctggagccaatcccagccaacacagggcacaaggcaggaaccaatcctgggcagggtgccaacccaccacaggacacacacacacaaacacacccacacaccaagcacacactagggccaatttagaatcgccaatccacctaattatattatattatattatattatattatattatattatattatattatattatattatattatattattctgtAATACATCCCTGACCATTCTGAAGTTATTCAAAGCTTGTTTGCCATGGATATGTTGTGTCGGTGAATACGTACTGTTTTACTGTATGCGACAAAGACGTAGCTGAGGTGACAGTGACAGTTCTGTTACCTAAGAAGTGTGATATTAATAATATTGCTAAAGTCCTTCACACATTATCAGTTATTTTTCACCTTGGCCTTATGGGCTATTTTAAGTACAATTTAGTCACTTTATGAACCCTTGTACATTAAGTCATCTGTGCATATATTACAGAGTCGctgataaaaacatttaaatgtagctgCTCAAACACAATTTCATAAACATCTTGTCAGATTTTCTTTAAGACAATGAACTAGTTCTAAACACAAATGATGACGTATCTCCTAGTGGCCTTTTTAATGCATTGCCTTGTAAGAGTCaaggtagaaaataaaaaaaatagaaaaggatTAATAAAGACTTCCTTGCCTCTTAACTTGTTAATAGTGCTGTCTTTATGTCAAtcgtatataaatgtgtgtgtgtgtgtgcgcgtgggaGGCTTTAGACACAGTGTAATACCACTTTATTTGTAAAGTGCCATCATATCATTTTACAGACCTGGCTGAGCTTTCCAGGCTGATCGAAGCTCCTCAAATGATTTTCTGAAAGTCCATTTCCATGAAGATCACTTGTGTAACAGAGAAGCGCAGGATGCGCCTCTTTGAGTGAAGAAGTTATTTGCTTTCCATATTAAATTGATAcactttgagaaaaaaatatttatttgcagtagagaaaacattttaatcttcAAATATTTGGTGTCAGTTCAATATAGTACTATTTGCAGTTGATGAAACCAAAAAGGAAAAAGCTACAGCTGGTCACATAGTCGTCTCCGTATACAAATTGTGCTTATCTGGTTCACCAATTCCGCATTCAAAAGGCGTACGTTCTGCCGCCATCGCCTCTGACCTGACATTTGGTCGCAGACTTTCACCTGCGCCTGTCCAGAGTTTAGTATTATCACCACTACCTAGTAGCAGCGTTAGTGGAGTAACCAGCTCTCCCACTGACGTGCAAAGGTTTTGCTGAGAATCTCCTCGTGAACTGCAGAAGCCCCCGGTGCCCGCCTGTGTTCCGTTGGCCGTAGGGGCCGAGTCCTCGCGTTGTGTCGGGTGAAAAGGGCCGTCACCGATATGGGACAATGGCGAGCGAGTACGACCTCGGGGTCGCTTCCTTGTCACACGGACTGTGGCTAGTTAGCCTGTGATTAAATGCTGTGATCGGAATGACGTAAAGGATTTAGTCTTAGTTAAAACTGTGCTGCGTTCTGCAGAATCCTTCAAACTGGACGGAATTTTGTGAATAATAAGACTGATACCCAGACGGTGGTGTGTAGGACCTGACaagagtgtgtgtgcgtgtgtgtgtaaaatGTGAGGGGCcactaaaaaaacataaaattctgacatttgcttaatccagtttaggggcACGGGGGGCGGCGCCTATCCCAGGAGCACCGAGTACAAGGCAAtaataatactgataataataatattaccctAAACTGTTAAAGCGGTCTCATGGCAATGTGAATTCTTTATCATAAGGTAGACGCCGATGCCTTTATGAGAACATCCTACAGAATTTACAATATCCGTCCATCTCCCTACCCGATTATCCGTCGCAGGGTcttggggaagctggagcctattccagcaagcatggagcacaaggcaggaataagccCTGGGCGGGGcgctagtccatcgcagggtggatattttcacacacacacacacacacacgggccaatttagcaacgccagttcacctaacctgcttgtctctGGAATACCGGATTATTTCAAAAGGTACTGCGCACCTGCCCGACAATGGCCGAAAGGCTCACGTCATGAGACCACCGGTCGCCGCCTGTCCTCACACCACTCCTCTTTAAAGGCTAAGGCTTGTAATAATGAACCACTCTTGGTTTTAATGCATAAACTGGCCCCAAGATCGAGCTGGTGGGCCATTCACCGAAACACATCCACCACCCAGACGGCCCCGGCGAGTGGGCTGAGATTGCAAGGGCACGGGGCGGGCGAGGGGGGGCTTAGCATCCTCTCAGCTAACTTCGCAGAAGCTCGCATTCAATATGAATAATCTGCTGTTGAACTGGATAAGTCTAACATTTCGTTTATTTCTCgtagtttttattcttttgtaaatTTCCTGACATAACATGACTTTGAGAGACGAAAAGGCATCAAAAACCGGTTTGCTATGGGAAAACATTACCGCTTGGAGCAGCCCAAGAGTTccgttcttttctgttttttttttttgaatgattgTCACTGCATACTGGACAGCTGGTTCGCCTTCTCGTTgttgtattcttatttttttcaatctGCCGTTGCTGTGTTTCCCCTCCGCTTGCTATTTGTTGCTGCTTTCCGCCGGGAAGATCTCCTCGTAAGCGGGTGGCAGCTCGTTGGGCAACGGGTACGAGAACGGGTACGAGTGGTTCAACTCGGGATCGCTGGGCGAGTAGCCGGGCAGCTCCACTGACGGGTGTCCGCCGCACTGTACTTCCACCCCAGCTTCGTCAAAGACGTGAAAAACTCCCAGGTTGATGTAAGAAACGGGCTGGAAGTGAAAGTCCCCGACGGTGAAGTCCTGCTCCTCATTGAAGAGAATGGCTCCCACACTTTGTCTCTGCGAGTGTCTCCTGTAGATCTGAGCAGATTTATAGCGCTTGACGATCAGCAGGTTTAGAAGCCCTAAGAGGCACTCCAAGGTGTTAAGGATAGTCGATATGACCAGACTCCTTTGGTAAGCCTTTAATTTCTCACAGATGGGCTTTAAATCCAGGGAATTGAGACAGTAATGGGAATACTTCCTCTCCACCAGGGACACGGTGTCTCCGTCGATCACAGCTCCCGAGAAGGCAGTCAGCACTCCCAGCATAAACACCAAGACTCCCAGCAGGAAGAAATTCTGACCCCGGGGCTTCCCTTTGCAGCAGATCAAAGCCACGCCGAGCAGCACCTGCCCGAGGCAGACGAGTAGCCCCGAATAGAAAGCTCCTGCCGCGGTGCCCAGGTGAAAATGCCCCTTCACTTCGGTGCCCAGCAAGAAGCACTTGATTCCGACGGCGACGGCGCCGAGGGCGCAGGCGAAGAGCAGGCAGCTGGATGCGACGGCGCACACTGCTTTCCCACTCAACTTCATTATATTCCCCCTCTACctctccggtcccccttccttgCTTCATCCTCCTTTGTCCTCCTCGTCGGCTCTTTTCGGGGATCTGTCACAGTGAGACATGATGTGCAGACGATTACTCTTCGAAAAGAGGACCTCTCTCACTGCGCGCTCTCCCTGCCTTTCCCGCtgctttaaaaatgcattaattattGATGGAGAGCACCGACTCCTCTTGCCGAAAGAACTCCAGAAATCCACCGTAATGGTAATGATTAACCTCATGACATCCACCCCCCATTCACTCAGTTATGTAAGCCACCACATCGCGAATTTCAAGTCATcgataggaaaaaaaaagtgggCTGTTGCGAAGCCCCTCCGATACGCAGACTCCTGCTTTATGGCGCTGGATGATTTTCCATGGAGATCATATTCTGCTGTCAGACGAAATGCTGCAGGAGAGGCTGCCTATGCTTCCAGAATAACTTAGGAGCGCTAATGCCGGCTCTCAACTTCCGACTGAGACACGCAGATCCGTAGCAATGCAGCGGCATCGCACCGCTCAGTTGACAACACAATGCAGCCAGGCAACTAACATGGCACAGCCCGCGTGCCCGGCGGCCAGGGGGCAGCGTTCGAATCGACAAGCGCAAAGAGCAGCGGCGTGTCTGACGGAGTCTGGGCGAGGCGCACGCGCCCTCCAGTCGAGTCAAGTGCAGGCGAAGGAACGGAGGAACCCGCGCGCCTGTGAACCACCCACGCGGGAACACGCAACACGGCGACGGGCACGAGCGCACGGCGGGCCTACTTGAGGCGCAACACGTCCGAGTTTACACAGACAcgtgcacgcacgcacacacacatgcacgcgtgTCTAAGTGTGAGGTGCTGTCACCTGCAGGTCACTCGTCACATACTTGCTCTTTAACATGTTAGAACATTatgggctatctatctatctatctatctatctatctatctatctatctatctatctatctatctatctatctatctataaagtgtCATTCATATCTAGCTAtacattatacagtgcctttcctatttgtctgtttatttaaatatctatgttttatatggtacctttcatatcttcttatctatgatatagtgcctttcatatttacccATCTATCTACCTTTCTTATAGTGTGTTAcatatctgtttattatatagtgccatatccatccatccatccatccattttccaacccgctgaatccaaacacagggtcacgggggtctgctggagccaatcccagccaacacagggcacaaggcagggaaccaatcctgggcagggtgccaacccaccgcaggacacacacaaacacacccacacaccaagcacacactagggccaatttagaatcaccaatccacctaacctgcatgtctttggactgtgggaggaaacccacgcagacacggggagaacatgcaaactccacgcagggaggacccgggaagcgaacccaggtctcctaactgcgaggcagcagcgctaccactgcgccaccgtgccgccctagtgcCATATCTAATGCTAGAAATGAATGACAGAAACGTAGCAACTGGATGGGTACAAAGATaagcaaacacacagacacttgtccttttattaaagtggattatatactgcctttcatacatATCCTAAATTGTCtagtatatagtgcatttcctgtctatctatctatctatctatctatctatctatctatctatctatctatctatctatctatctatctatctattttttttaattatctatctatctatctatctatctatctatctatctatctatctatctatctatctatctatctatctatctatctatctttaatatttacatttgatAAAGTGTCATTCATATCTAgctatacattatatagtgcttttcctatctgtctgtttatttaaatatctatgttttatatggtacctttcatatcttatctatgatacagtgcctttcatattaaccCATCTACCTTTcttatagtgtcttacatatctatttattttatagtgccattcctatctatctatctatctatctatctatctatctatctatctatctatctatctatctatctatctatctattatatagtgccttgcacatctatctatctatctatctatctatctatctatctatctatctatctatctatctatctatctatctatctattatatagtgccttgcacatctatctatctatctatctatctatctatctatctatctatctatctatctatctatcatatagcgcctttcacatctatctatctatctatctatctatctatctatctatctatctatctatctatctatctatctattatatagtgcctttcacatctatctatctatctatctatctatctatctatctatctatctatctatctatctatctatctatctatctgtcagttTTGACAAGTTTTACATTGTTGcctacctatcatatagtgcctttcatgtccacCTATCTttcatattgcatttttcatatctatgtatttattaattacataGTCACTTTCcattctgtttgtctgtctctctctctgtctatctattgattaATTATCTACTTATCACTTTATTagacagtgcctttcctatctgttgTTCCGTTTTtgcctatttattatatagtgactttcatatcagcctattcatttctttcttatatgtccatccatccatcatccaacccactatatcctaactacagggtcatgggggtctgctggagccaatcccagccaacacagggcacaaggcaggaaacaaaccccgggcagggtgcc is a window of Erpetoichthys calabaricus chromosome 7, fErpCal1.3, whole genome shotgun sequence DNA encoding:
- the LOC114655186 gene encoding transmembrane protein 271-like, with product MKLSGKAVCAVASSCLLFACALGAVAVGIKCFLLGTEVKGHFHLGTAAGAFYSGLLVCLGQVLLGVALICCKGKPRGQNFFLLGVLVFMLGVLTAFSGAVIDGDTVSLVERKYSHYCLNSLDLKPICEKLKAYQRSLVISTILNTLECLLGLLNLLIVKRYKSAQIYRRHSQRQSVGAILFNEEQDFTVGDFHFQPVSYINLGVFHVFDEAGVEVQCGGHPSVELPGYSPSDPELNHSYPFSYPLPNELPPAYEEIFPAESSNK